TCCACGTTGACGGTGACCGCCTCGAGGATGTCCGGCCTGGTCGCCTTGGCGTAGGCCAGCGCGCGCAGCGTCGGCTTGTGCAGCTTGGAGACCAGCACGATCGCGTGGTTGCGCGAGGGCAGCACCGGTGGCTTGGCCTCCTCCTCGCTCAGCTCCTCGGCGACCCGGTCGTAGTGCCTGCGGATCGCGGTCATCAGCCAGTACACGGCGGCCATCGCCACGATCGAGATCCACGCCCCGGCAAGGAACTTCGTCGCCAGCACGATGACCAGCACGGCGCTGGTCATGAACAGGCCGAAGGAGTTGATCGCCTGCGCCTTGCGCATCCGGCGGCGGGCGTCCGGGTCGGTCTCGGTGCGCAGCAGGCGGTTCCAGTGCCGGATCATGCCGCTCTGGCTGAGCACAAAGGACACGAAAACACCGACGATGTACAGCTGGATCAGGCTGGTGACCTCGGCGTCGAAGGCCACCACCAGCAGGATGGCGAACCCGGCCAGGAACAGGATGCCGTTGGAGAAGGCCAGCCGGTCGCCCCTGGTGTGCAGCTGGCGCGGCAGGTGCCGGTCCTGGGCCAGGATCGAGCCGAGCACGGGGAAGCCGTTGAACGCGGTGTTCGCCGCCAGCACCAGGATCAACCCGGTGAAGAAGATGACGAACCAGATCCCCGGGGAGAAGTCGGCGAACACCGCGTTCGCCAGCTGGGCGACCAGGGTCTTCTGCTCGTAGCCTTCCGGCGCGTTGACCAGCTGGGTCTCCGGATGCTCCGCCATCACCACCCCGGTCACCCTGGCCAGGAACAGCAGGCCGAGGAACATGGTGATGGCCAGCACGCCCATCAGCAGCAGGGTGGTGGCGGCGTTGCGGCCCTTGGGCTTGCGGAAGGCGGGCACCCCATTGGCGATCGCCTCCACCCCGGTCAGCGCCGCGCTGCCGGAGGAGAACGCGCGCAGGATCAGGAAGACCAGGCCGAACCCGGCGAGGTGGGTGTCCTCCTGCACCAGGACGAGGTCGGCGCTCTCCGCGCGGACCTCGTCACCGAGCACGAACACCCGGAACGCACCCCAGCCGATCATGCCGACGATACCGACCACGAAGGCGTAGGAGGGCAGGGCGAACGCGGTCCCCGACTCGCGTACCCCGCGCAGGTTGACGGCGGTCAGCAGCAGGATCGCGCCGACCGCGAAGGCCACCTTGTGGGTGGCCACGAACGGTACGGCGGAACCGATGTTGGCCGCAGCCGAGGCGATGGAAACGGCGACCGTGAGCACGTAGTCGACCAGCAGCGCGCTGCCGACGGCCAGCCCCCAGCGCGGACCGTGGTTGACCGAGGCGACCTCGTAGTCCCCGCCGCCGGAGGTGTAGGCGCGGACGTTCTGCCGGTACGAGGCCACCACCGAGACCATGACCAGCGCCACGACCAGCCCGATCCAGGGGCTGAACACGTACGCCGACGCCCCCGCGACGGACAGCATGAGGAGGATCTCCTCCGGCGCGTAGGCCACGCTGGACATCGGGTCGGACGCGAATACCGGCAGTGCGATGCGCTTGGGTAGCAGCGTGTGCGAAAGCCGGTCGCTGCGGAACGGCCGGCCGAGGACCAACCTCTTCGCCGCAGTGGTGAACTTGGACACCGCGAAAGCCTAAAGTGCGGCGGGGGCGGCGACGCGGTACGGGTGAGGGTAGGTTCTCCGGCGGGTGAACGCCTACGGGAGGAGATTGCGGCGTGCACGTGGTGATCATGGGATGCGGCCGGGTCGGCGCGTCCCTGGCCGCTGCGCTGGGCAGACTGGGCCACGAGGTGGCGGTGGTCGACAAGAGCCGGCAGGCGTTCCGGCGGCTCGGCAGCGACTTCCACGGGCTGCAGGTGACCGGCAACGGGTTCGATCGCCAGGTGCTGGTGGAGGCCGGGATCGAACGGGCCGGGGCCTTCGCGGCGGTCTCCAGCGGGGACAACTCCAACATCATCTCGGCCAGGGTGGCCAGGGAGACCTTCGGCGTTGAGCACGTGGTTGCCCGCATCTACGACCACAAGCGGGCGGCCGTGTACGAGCGGCTGGGCATCCCGACGGTGGCGACCGTGCCCTGGACCACCGACCGCTTCCTGCGCACCCTCCTGCCGGACGGGGTGGCCACCTCCTGGCGCGACCCCACCGGCACGGTGGCGCTGCTGCAGCTGCCGCTGCACGAGAACTGGGTCGGCCGCAGCGTGCGTGACCTGCAGGACGCCACCGGCGCGCGGGTGGCGTTCATCATGCGCTTCGGCACCGGCGTGCTGCCGAAGTCCAAGACCGTGCTGCAGGCTGACGACCTGGTCTACGTGGCCGCGCACTCGGGCACGGTCAGCGATGTCACCAGCGTCGCGGCGCGCGCGCCGGAGGAGGACTGATGCGGGTCGCGATTGCGGGCGCGGGCGCGGTGGGGCGGTCCATCGCCACCGAGCTGATCGACGCCGGGCATGCCGTGATGCTGATCGAGCGGGAGTCCACACAGTTCATGCCGGAGACGGTGGAGCAGGCGGACTGGGTACTCGGCGACGCCTGCGAGGTGTCGACGCTGGAAGAGTCCGGGATCCAGCTGTGTGATGTGGTCATCGCGGCCACCGGGGACGACAAGGTGAACCTGGTGGTCTCGCTGCTGGCCAAGACGGAGTTCGCGGTGCGCAGGGTGGTCGCCAGGGTGAACACCCCCGCCAACGAGTGGCTGTTCACCGAGGCCTGGGGGGTGGACGTGGCGGTGTCCACCCCGCGGATGCTGGCCGCGATGGTGGAGGAGGCCGTCAGCGTCGGTGACCTGGTGCGGCTGATGACCTTCCGGCAGAGCCAGGCCAACCTGGTCGAGCTGACCCTTCCCGAGGAGACGCCCCTGGCCGGCCGCCCGGTCCGCGAGGTCACCCTTCCGGGCGATGCCGCGCTGGTCACCATCCTGCGTGGTGAGCGGGTGATCGTCCCCCAGCCGGATGAACCCCTGGAACCCGGCGACGAGCTGCTGTTCGTCGCCCGCACCGACGTGGAGCCGGAAATCCGCGCCGCCCTCGGCTACTGACCCTTACTGGCCGTAAGTCAACAGCCAACGCATGCGCGTGAGCGGCCAACGCGTGGATGTGAGCGGCCAACGCATGCGCGCAGACGGCAAACACGGCGACCAGTCGTGTTTGCCATTGACGCGCGCGCGTTTGCGCTCCACGCGCACGCTTTTGCCGTTCCCGTACGGTTCAGGCCTGTTGCGGGGGCGGGGTCTGGCCGTACTTGAGCCGGAGGCTCTCCTCGGTTTCGGCGTCCGCGGCCTCCTCGGCCTCGCGCAACGCCTTGAGCCGCT
The sequence above is drawn from the Amycolatopsis aidingensis genome and encodes:
- a CDS encoding APC family permease, with product MSKFTTAAKRLVLGRPFRSDRLSHTLLPKRIALPVFASDPMSSVAYAPEEILLMLSVAGASAYVFSPWIGLVVALVMVSVVASYRQNVRAYTSGGGDYEVASVNHGPRWGLAVGSALLVDYVLTVAVSIASAAANIGSAVPFVATHKVAFAVGAILLLTAVNLRGVRESGTAFALPSYAFVVGIVGMIGWGAFRVFVLGDEVRAESADLVLVQEDTHLAGFGLVFLILRAFSSGSAALTGVEAIANGVPAFRKPKGRNAATTLLLMGVLAITMFLGLLFLARVTGVVMAEHPETQLVNAPEGYEQKTLVAQLANAVFADFSPGIWFVIFFTGLILVLAANTAFNGFPVLGSILAQDRHLPRQLHTRGDRLAFSNGILFLAGFAILLVVAFDAEVTSLIQLYIVGVFVSFVLSQSGMIRHWNRLLRTETDPDARRRMRKAQAINSFGLFMTSAVLVIVLATKFLAGAWISIVAMAAVYWLMTAIRRHYDRVAEELSEEEAKPPVLPSRNHAIVLVSKLHKPTLRALAYAKATRPDILEAVTVNVDDADTRALVAEWDRHGFSIPLKVVESPYREITKPVLDYVKRVRGDSPRNVVTVFIPEYVVGRWWEQVLHNQSALRLKGRLLFQPRVMVTSVPWQLESSKRRSGTGAWERPIAGDVRRGLYGTQRATNGSDNGSDEERR
- a CDS encoding potassium channel family protein, which translates into the protein MRVAIAGAGAVGRSIATELIDAGHAVMLIERESTQFMPETVEQADWVLGDACEVSTLEESGIQLCDVVIAATGDDKVNLVVSLLAKTEFAVRRVVARVNTPANEWLFTEAWGVDVAVSTPRMLAAMVEEAVSVGDLVRLMTFRQSQANLVELTLPEETPLAGRPVREVTLPGDAALVTILRGERVIVPQPDEPLEPGDELLFVARTDVEPEIRAALGY
- a CDS encoding potassium channel family protein; this encodes MHVVIMGCGRVGASLAAALGRLGHEVAVVDKSRQAFRRLGSDFHGLQVTGNGFDRQVLVEAGIERAGAFAAVSSGDNSNIISARVARETFGVEHVVARIYDHKRAAVYERLGIPTVATVPWTTDRFLRTLLPDGVATSWRDPTGTVALLQLPLHENWVGRSVRDLQDATGARVAFIMRFGTGVLPKSKTVLQADDLVYVAAHSGTVSDVTSVAARAPEED